In Globicephala melas chromosome 20, mGloMel1.2, whole genome shotgun sequence, the genomic window ctaaggcAAAAGTTACAGCTATATCACtcccatatggaaaaaaaaaaaaagacaaaaacaaaaaccctcagtGCCTTCTTGTTTTCCTATTAAGTCAGGTATAAACTCCTCACTTTGGCATTCAAAGTTCCACATGGAACGTCTCCAAACCACTTTCTGGTCTGGATTTCAACTACTCTTCCACAGGCTCTGGCCAACCCGGATGACACGGTACCCACATTCACCCAAAATGTCCCTATTTCCATAGCTTGACTCATGTTATCCCCTTTCAGTAGAACCATGGTcccgggagttccctggtggtctagtggttaggattcggcgctttcactgcggaggcctgggttcagtccctgggtgGGGAGCTCCCACAAGCCGcctggcaaggccaaaaaaaaaagagaaagagatacggtaaaaaggaaggaaagaaggaaggatgggaggaagaCGGTCCATACCCACCACCTTCACCAGCCAAAATGTTATCCTTCCTTCAGGGTCTACCTCAAATGCCACGATGCCTGGAGGACTCCTTAATTCATCCTACCCCCACCTCACTCCATCTCTCCTTTCAATCCCCATAAAAGCTTGTTTTACCTGCTATGTCACTTATCTAACCATACTTGTACCTCGTCATTTGCAGATTTGTCCTAATATCCTCCGAAGATTACATACATGGTTTGAAAGCGGGGCCTAGATCTCTCGTTCATCTTTCTAACCCAGGGAGCAGGGAGAATAAGTGCTCTGTACGTGTTGCAATCTAGGTAGGGTGCTGGTGAGTCTTGCTCATCACTGTACCCCCAGCGCCTGGCAAAGCGTAGGTACTAACGAAACTTATTTGAATGAATAAGGGACACTGAATCTCAAGGTCGGTGCCTCAAAGAGCGGTGCCCCAGCCTCCCATAAGCCCAGCTCCCCGGCCTGCATCCCCACCCACGATCCGGGTCTCCCTGAAGCTGCCCATCCGGCCCGCAGCCTCCCGCACGGCTTGCTCATTCTGCTGGGCCAAGTGGAGCAGAGCGTCTTCGATCGTCTCTGTGGCAACAGCTCCAAACTGAAAGTCACTGAGAGAGGCCAATCTGGGCCTCACAGGTCGGTCCATTTTCAGAAACTTGTTTGTTGCCCCGGACGTCTCACTGGATCCGTCCCCCTTAGCTTCCCTTCAGAGTCTTCTGCCACACCCTGGATTCTTCGTCCCCTTCCGTGTGCTGGTCCTCCTGGCCTCAAGTCTGAGGAAAACTCATTTCCCAGCACAGCCTCGAGCCTTTCACAGCCTTTTCCAGCCCCAACGGACGCGGACCCTTCAGCCAATCGGAAAGCACGGCCTCTTCTCGCCTGCCCCGCCCTTTCCCTTGGGCCGGGAGCCGCACTCTTTGTGAAAGGAAATGCGGACTACATCTCCCAGAGTTCCCTGCGGCGGCCATGGACTGCTATTCCCAGCAAGTCCCGCGCCCCGGGAACTGCGGAGGGCGGAGCGGCAACATGGCGGCGCCGGGAGCTGGAGACCCTCTGGATGCTAAGAGCGGAAAGGGCCCCCTGGCTCAGCGCATCGACCCGGCGCGGGACAAACTGACTCCTGCGCAACTACATTTCATGCGGCAGGTGCAGCTCGCCCAGTGGCAGAAGATGCTGCCACAGCGGCGGACCCGGAACATCGTGACCGGCCTGAGCATTGGGGCCCTGGTGTTAGCAATTTGTATCCGTCTGGACTGTAGACTCAGGAAGACCGCATTTGGGGGCAGGAGAAAGGCAGCAGAGGCGTGTAGGAGGGCAATGTGGGGGTGGCAGAAAGAGCCCGAGCTGTGAAAGTCTTGGCTACTTATAACGCTGAGCCAAGCTGTTTAAG contains:
- the COA3 gene encoding cytochrome c oxidase assembly factor 3 homolog, mitochondrial, with translation MAAPGAGDPLDAKSGKGPLAQRIDPARDKLTPAQLHFMRQVQLAQWQKMLPQRRTRNIVTGLSIGALVLAIYGYTLYSVSQERFLDELEDEAKAARARAQERASGH